CAGACCGGCTTGAGCAGACCCGGCCACGACACCCCGTCGAGGCTCAGGCCGAACGCCGGACCGATCAGCAGGTTGAAGATGCAATGAAACGCGATGCAGGAGCCCAGGCCGCTGCGCAAATACAACCCGCCCATGGCCAGGCCGGCGAAAAAGGCGGCCACGCCCTGGGCGGTTCCGGCGTCGAGGCTCAGCGCGCCCGAAAGCCCCGCCGAGATCACCAGCGCCACGCCGAAACCGAAACGCTTGCCCAACGCCGGCAACAGCGAGCCGCGGAACAGCAACTCTTCGCCCAGCGCCATCGCGGCGGCCGCGACAATCGCCGCCGGCAGATGGGCGAACGTGCCGGCGATGGCCGGTTTGGAGCCGCCCAGGGCCAGCAGCGCGATCAGCGCCGCGAAGGCCATTGCCGTGCCCTCGGTGACCGGCCGGGCGTCGGAGCGGACCGCCAGCGCGCCGTAGCGCGTCGCAAAAAAGGCGACCGGCAGCACGAGCAGGTAGGTCAGGGCGTAGGACCAATCGCCCGGCAAGCCGCCGAAGATGCGGTCGGCCGCGATCAGCACCAGCAGATAGGCGGCCAGCGCCAGGAAGGCGTTGGCAAGATCGGAGCGGGGACGGTTCAGGAAATCAAGGTTTGTCATGCCAGTACGTCATCGCGGGGTCGCCCATCAGGGTGAATCCGTAGAAGTTCATCCAGTACATGCCGATATCGTAAAAGCCGGCCGGGTTGAAGTACAGGTCCATGTATTTGCCCCGGGTTTTCGCCAGGGCGATGCCGAGCGGCCGGTTTTTGTTGAGGGTGTTTTCGACCATCATCGGAAAGATCAGGCTGCCCTCGCCGAAGTAGCCCGGGTTGGTGTAGGTCGTCGAGCCCAGAAACGCCGCCGCGCCCGAGCGCAACATGGCGGCTCCCAGGCTGTCGAGTTC
This DNA window, taken from Myxococcales bacterium, encodes the following:
- a CDS encoding CPBP family intramembrane metalloprotease, whose protein sequence is MTNLDFLNRPRSDLANAFLALAAYLLVLIAADRIFGGLPGDWSYALTYLLVLPVAFFATRYGALAVRSDARPVTEGTAMAFAALIALLALGGSKPAIAGTFAHLPAAIVAAAAMALGEELLFRGSLLPALGKRFGFGVALVISAGLSGALSLDAGTAQGVAAFFAGLAMGGLYLRSGLGSCIAFHCIFNLLIGPAFGLSLDGVSWPGLLKPVWQADPLGFWPVQAAWLVLALAWAPLGAKLPRLASNGRP